A stretch of Cicer arietinum cultivar CDC Frontier isolate Library 1 chromosome 5, Cicar.CDCFrontier_v2.0, whole genome shotgun sequence DNA encodes these proteins:
- the LOC101497604 gene encoding F-box protein At3g54460, translated as MSTNDSLSDHKLCGFLYAVLILKPSHPRENDTRFNDRCEIFNDGKTFGFRTQNGVVLSPIVDSAECDNSKGKKVKKVGMVNGSFSVVHQLHALVVRKCLNIDARVVCVVEETSRVRVVVLVDVYLPIQVWTGWQFPKSGSVAGAVFRHLSCDWDERSSMLSDPDYCRKIHGENKSIWNLSGCHVLGCKLHSPVSGSSKERLFELHEIFKTVPCVGKKQKFIISKIIPMDNTCRSGIWEISDDILTKILASLGPVDLTSVSATCRHLRSLAASVMPCTKLNLFPHQQTQGTLADPPEGSQVVWCQHNGTQKCGYYEISGNCTVTGKRDVCQDTGRDNENHGYSSKRAKLSNPGHNISKPHDSCSVGEKKSPSDACFEEYTPASRCTRSLNRIKKNLYFTHDDEAMISKERRFGKRPIKTKHASDAASLVSQNELVDTSYGCGQSYKGHGKRKVDSLEYSDTWIQCDACHKWRKLADNSMANSSAAWFCSMNTDPLYQSCSVVEQYIQNSCKITHLPGFHLKGTPGGEKQNVSFFTSVLKEHYSLINSQTRKALTWLAKISTDKLEVMETYGIRGPILNNCTLSNGTSNPYHKIFQAFGLIKSVEKGVCRWFYPQSLNNLTFDVAALGLALCEPLDFVRLYLSRATLVVVPANLVDHWKTQIEKHVRPGQLRVYVWNNHRKPSAHSLAWDYDVVITTFSRLSAEWGPRKRSALTQVHWFRIILDEGHTLGSSLSLTNKLQMAISLVASNRWILTGTPTPNTPNSQLSHLQPLLKFLHEETYGLNHKSWEAGVLRPFEAEMDEGRSRLLHLLQKCMISARKVDLQSIPPCIKKVVLIDFNEEHARSYNELVLTVRRNILMADWNDPSHVESLLNPKQWKFRSETIKNVRLSCCVAGHIKVTHAGEDIQETMDMLVQNGLDFTSGEYSSIRYSLLYGGHCVRCKEWCRLPLIAPCRHMLCLGCVSIDKTKCTYPGCDNLYEMQSPDTMARPENPNPKWSVPKDLIELQPSYKQDNWDPDWQSTSSSKVAYLVQRLKSLQGTNGEMSSYTENSNSEMHIENSFPLHTRHAESSFQECSVSSNSTNAVPEKVLIFSQFLQHIHVIEQQLAVNGIKYTGMYNPMHSSNKKKSLAMFQHDSSCMALLMDGSAALGLDLSFVTHVFLMEPIWDKSMEEQVISRAHRMGASRPIHVETLAMRGTIEEQMIEFLQDADKCRRFHNKDVAKSEDGGGRAYRSLHDFAESNYLLELKFV; from the exons ATGTCCACCAACGATTCCCTCTCAGACCACAAGCTCTGCGGTTTCCTCTATGCGGTTCTCATACTCAAACCTTCGCATCCTCGCGAAAACGACACTCGTTTCAACGACCGCTGTGAGATCTTCAACGACGGCAAGACTTTCGGTTTTCGGACTCAAAACGGCGTCGTTTTAAGCCCTATCGTTGATTCGGCAGAATGCGATAATTCGAAGGGGAAAAAGGTGAAGAAGGTTGGTATGGTGAACGGGAGCTTCAGCGTTGTTCATCAGCTTCACGCTTTGGTTGTTCGTAAATGCTTGAATATCGATGCTCGTGTTGTTTGTGTTGTGGAAGAAACATCTAGGGTTAGGGTTGTGGTTCTCGTTGATGTTTATCTTCCGATTCAGGTTTGGACTGGATGGCAGTTCCCAAAATCTGGTTCCGTTGCTGGCGCTGTTTTTCGCCATTTGAG CTGTGATTGGGATGAGAGAAGTTCAATGCTTTCTGATCCAGACTACTGTAGGAAGATTCATGGAGAAAATAAGAGCATTTGGAACCTTTCTGGTTGTCATGTACTTGGTTGCAAGCTCCATTCGCCTGTGAGCGGTTCTTCAAAGGAAAGGCTATTTGAACTTCATGAAATTTTTAAGACCGTACCTTGTGTAGGAAAAAAGCAGAAGTTTATTATTTCCAAGATAATACCTATGGACAACACTTGCAGATCTGGGATTTGGGAGATCTCTGAtgatattttaactaaaattctAGCTTCCCTTGGCCCAGTGGACCTCACTAGTGTTTCTGCAACTTGTCGTCATCTAAGATCCTTGGCTGCTTCAGTAATGCCTTGTACAAAGTTAAATCTGTTTCCTCATCAGCAG ACGCAAGGTACATTGGCGGACCCACCAGAGGGGTCACAAGTAGTTTGGTGTCAACATAATGGTACCCAAAAATGTGGCTATTATGAGATTAGTGGTAATTGTACTGTCACGGGTAAGAGGGATGTTTGCCAAGATACAGGTAGAGATAATGAGAACCACGGCTACTCCTCTAAAAGAGCCAAATTGTCAAATCCTGGTCATAACATTTCTAAACCCCATGATTCATGTTCTGttggagaaaaaaaatcacCTTCAGATGCTTGCTTTGAGGAATATACGCCTGCTAGTCGGTGCACTAGAAGCTTGAACCGCATAAAGAAAAATCTATATTTCACTCATGACGATGAAGCTATGATTTCCAAAGAAAGAAGATTTGGTAAAAGaccaattaaaacaaaacatgcaTCAGATGCTGCATCCCTTGTGTCTCAAAACGAGCTAGTTGATACTTCATACGGATGTGGACAGAGTTACAAGGGGCATGGGAAGCGTAAAGTTGATAGTTTGGAATACAGTGATACGTGGATCCAGTGTGATGCTTGTCACAAATGGCGAAAGCTGGCAGACAATAGTATGGCTAATTCCAGTGCAGCATGGTTTTGTAGTATGAACACTGACCCTTTATATCAGAGTTGTAGTGTCGTGGAACAGTATATTCAGAATAGCTGTAAGATAACTCACTTACCAGGATTTCACTTGAAAGGAACTCCTGGAGGTGAGAAACAAAACGTTTCATTTTTCACTAGTGTGCTTAAGGAGCACTACTCGTTGATAAATTCTCAGACAAGGAAGGCCCTGACTTGGTTGGCCAAGATTTCAACGGACAAGCTTGAGGTAATGGAAACGTATGGCATACGCGGTCCTATTTTAAACAATTGCACTTTGTCTAATGGGACATCGAATCCATACCACAAAATATTTCAAGCATTTGGCCTCATAAAGAGTGTAGAGAAAGGTGTATGCAGGTGGTTCTACCCACAAAGTCTTAACAATTTGACTTTTGATGTTGCTGCCCTTGGCTTGGCTCTCTGTGAGCCATTAGATTTTGTTAGGTTATACTTGTCAAGAGCAACCCTGGTAGTTGTTCCAGCAAACTTGGTCGATCATTGGAAAACACAAATAGAAAAGCATGTTAGGCCTGGTCAATTGCGGGTTTATGTATGGAACAATCATCGGAAACCATCTGCACACTCTCTTGCTTGGGATTATGATGTTGTCATCACTACATTTAGCCGTTTGAGTGCAGAGTGGGGCCCACGTAAGAGGAGTGCTCTAACGCAAGTGCATTGGTTTAGGATCATTTTAGATGAAGGGCATACTCTTGGCTCAAGCCTGAGCTTAACAAACAAGTTGCAAATGGCTATTTCATTGGTTGCTTCAAATCGATGGATACTAACTGGAACTCCGACACCTAATACTCCTAACAGCCAACTTTCGCATTTACAACCGTTGTTGAAGTTCCTTCATGAAGAAACTTATGGACTGAATCACAAATCATGGGAGGCTGGTGTGCTTAGGCCATTTGAGGCTGAGATGGACGAAGGTCGGTCTCGTCTGTTGCATTTACTTCAGAAATGCATGATTAGTGCAAGAAAGGTGGATTTGCAAAGTATTCCACCATGCATCAAGAAAGttgttttaattgattttaatgagGAGCATGCTAGAAGTTACAATGAATTGGTACTCACTGTTAGGCGTAATATATTGATGGCTGATTGGAATGACCCTTCACATGTGGAGAGTCTACTGAACCCGAAACAGTGGAAATTTCGTAGTGAAACTATAAAAAATGTCAGGCTTTCATGCTGTGTTGCTGGACATATTAAAGTTACACATGCTGGAGAAGATATTCAGGAAACAATGGATATGTTAGTACAAAATGGTCTAGATTTTACTTCAGGGGAGTATTCCTCCATAAGATATAGTCTCCTGTATGGTGGTCACTGTGTCAG GTGCAAGGAGTGGTGCCGCCTTCCTCTCATTGCACCATGTCGACATATGTTGTGCCTTGGTTGTGTTTCCATAGATAAGACAAAGTGTACATATCCTGGCTGTGATAACTTATATGAGATGCAGAGTCCTGATACAATGGCACGGCCAGAAAATCCTAACCCAAAGTGGTCTGTACCCAAAGATCTTATTGAGCTACAGCCTTCATATAAGCAG GATAATTGGGATCCTGATTGGCAATCAACATCAAGTAGTAAAGTTGCTTACCTTGTCCAGAGGTTGAAATCTTTGCAAGGAACCAATGGGGAGATGAGTTCATATACAGAAAATAGCAATAGTGAGATGCATATTGAGAATAGTTTTCCTTTGCATACAAGACACGCAGAATCATCATTCCAGGAATGTTCTGTGAGTAGCAATAGCACCAATGCGGTCCCCGAAAAAGTTTTGATATTTTCTCAGTTTCTTCAGCATATTCATGTCATTGAACAGCAG TTGGCTGTTAATGGTATCAAATATACTGGAATGTATAACCCAATGCATTCTAGCAACAAG AAGAAGTCATTAGCCATGTTCCAGCATGATTCTAGTTGTATGGCACTTCTGATGGATGGGAGTGCTGCATTGGGTCTTGACTTGAGTTTTGTTACACATGTGTTTTTAATGGAGCCAATTTGGGACAAAAG TATGGAGGAGCAAGTAATTAGTCGGGCCCATCGCATGGGTGCTTCTCGTCCTATTCACGTGGAAACATTAGCAATGCGTGGTACAATTGAAGAGCAAATGATAGAATTTTTACAG GATGCTGATAAATGTAGAAGATTTCATAATAAAGATGTTGCTAAATCTGAAGATGGTGGAGGACGAGCATATCGATCATTGCATGATTTTGCCGAAAGCAACTATCTATTGGAACTTAAATTCGTATAA